Proteins co-encoded in one Gossypium arboreum isolate Shixiya-1 chromosome 11, ASM2569848v2, whole genome shotgun sequence genomic window:
- the LOC108472028 gene encoding AAA-ATPase At1g43910-like, with amino-acid sequence MSSLLEQLPSFTTLLSMYASFSAMAMLIRTILNEMVPKRIQNYISTKFLDLASSCLPSDFTFIIEERWQAVLNETFRAVEAYLPTRIGPSTDSLLIGSNEPLNPGAPPKQRIPVDCKIVDEFHGMRLEWTLRNSVDSNKYFPREKRYFRLNCKKGDRDRVMQCYFPHIATTAQWILNQRETLNIYTYDQESSAWEPTVFKHPATFETLAMEPEVKQLIKDDLDSFVERKDFFEGVGRAWKRGYLLYGPSGTGKSSLVAAIANYLRYNIYDLQLQTARSDADLRHILTSTTNRSILLIEDIDCGTKVSHDRAKDQEDNDEQQNSNLLSSTDPGVTLSGLLNFLDGLWSSFGDERIIIFTTNHKDKLDPALLRPGRMDVHIHMCYCTPAAFRKLSATYLGIKHHPSFLTIDNLLQNITLTPAEVAQQLMKSDDPEAVLQSFIHFVEMKRNLRDDI; translated from the exons ATGTCTTCATTGTTGGAACAGCTACCTTCCTTCACTACCCTCTTGTCCATGTATGCCTCCTTCTCCGCCATGGCCATGCTAATTCGTACCATCTTGAACGAAATGGTCCCCAAACGAATCCAAAACTACATTTCCACCAAGTTTTTGGACTTAGCTTCATCTTGCCTTCCCTCTGATTTCACTTTCATTATCGAGGAACGTTGGCAAGCTGTTCTTAACGAAACATTTCGTGCCGTAGAAGCCTATCTGCCAACCAGGATCGGCCCTTCCACAGATAgtctcttgattggatccaatgaACCCCTAAACCCCGGAGCGCCGCCCAAACAACGCATTCCCGTTGACTGCAAGATCGTCGATGAATTCCATGGCATGCGTTTGGAATGGACTCTCCGTAATTCCGTCGACTCCAACAAGTACTTCCCTCGAGAGAAAAGATACTTCCGCTTAAACTGTAAGAAAGGAGATAGAGACAGAGTAATGCAATGCTACTTCCCTCACATTGCAACAACAGCACAGTGGATCTTGAACCAGCGGGAGACCCTCAATATTTACACCTATGATCAAGAATCATCGGCATGGGAACCCACGGTTTTCAAGCACCCTGCAACATTTGAGACTCTAGCTATGGAGCCAGAGGTGAAGCAGTTGATAAAGGATGACCTTGACTCTTTTGTTGAACGAAAGGATTTCTTTGAGGGCGTTGGCAGGGCTTGGAAACGAGGGTACCTTCTTTATGGTCCATCAGGGACAGGGAAATCTTCACTTGTGGCTGCAATTGCAAACTACTTGAGATACAATATATACGATCTTCAACTCCAAACTGCTCGAAGTGATGCTGACTTAAGGCATATTCTAACCTCCACCACTAACCGCTCCATTCTTCTTATTGAGGACATAGATTGTGGCACAAAAGTCTCTCATGACCGAGCCAAGGACCAAGAAGATAATGATGAGCAACAAAATTCAAATCTCCTTTCTTCTACTGATCCTGGG GTGACATTGTCAGGCTTACTCAACTTCCTTGATGGGTTATGGTCGAGTTTTGGGGATGAGAGGATCATCATCTTCACCACAAATCATAAAGACAAGTTGGATCCAGCTTTGTTGCGCCCTGGACGAATGGATGTTCACATTCACATGTGTTATTGCACTCCTGCTGCTTTTAGAAAGCTTTCAGCCACATATCTTGGAATCAAACACCATCCTTCCTTTCTTACTATTGATAATCTCTTACAAAATATCACCCTCACTCCAGCCGAAGTAGCACAGCAGCTGATGAAGAGTGACGATCCTGAAGCTGTACTCCAGAGTTTCATTCACTTTGTTGAAATGAAAAGGAATTTAAGAGATGACATATAG